The proteins below are encoded in one region of Pyxidicoccus trucidator:
- a CDS encoding peptidase inhibitor family I36 protein has translation MFRKFRSFAIAGGAALAVTLMVGGTAQAASEAVAVVEKTTSDDGVTTTTLSNGVVMEEAPEGTAEARSKKCGSKEVCFWKKKNYEGSKLSISLPGTDCYTLVGGVFLVRSLKVGAQDGITAMRTEENCKGTPSPSYAGGAKVPNTEFAMESVR, from the coding sequence ATGTTCAGGAAGTTCCGGTCGTTCGCCATTGCGGGCGGGGCTGCCCTCGCGGTCACCTTGATGGTCGGAGGAACGGCTCAAGCGGCATCGGAGGCGGTCGCGGTCGTCGAGAAGACCACCAGCGACGATGGCGTCACCACCACCACCCTGAGCAACGGGGTCGTGATGGAGGAGGCCCCGGAAGGTACCGCTGAAGCCCGCAGCAAGAAGTGCGGCTCGAAGGAAGTCTGCTTCTGGAAGAAGAAGAACTACGAAGGCTCCAAGCTCAGCATCTCCCTGCCAGGCACGGACTGCTACACCCTGGTGGGTGGGGTGTTCCTGGTGCGGTCGCTCAAGGTCGGCGCCCAGGACGGCATCACCGCGATGCGCACGGAGGAGAACTGCAAGGGCACGCCGTCACCGAGCTACGCCGGAGGCGCGAAGGTACCCAACACCGAGTTCGCCATGGAATCCGTCCGCTGA